A region of alpha proteobacterium U9-1i DNA encodes the following proteins:
- a CDS encoding tRNA nucleotidyltransferase yields the protein MSAVVTFADWMKAPESKALMAALEGARAGGSRFVGGCVRNTLMGVEVDDIDIATQLLPSDVVAIATKAGFAAHPTGIEHGTVTVVVNHRPFEVTTLRRDVSTDGRRATVAFTEDWAEDAARRDFRMNALYADASGAVHDPTGGGLDDVRAGRVTFIGDAETRIREDYLRILRFFRFNAWYARGALDPHGIAACKALAHGVESLSAERVWKELKKLLGAQNPRPAWEGLEAIEVRARVAPEMARHDRLDALIRLENDLMLNVDPMTRVAASLPDAEAARVLTRRLKLSNEERDRLVEALGDDAKLTSYISMREMRRLIYRIGNQAFRDRVMLAWAGAGGDKAQQWRALIAHGQMWTPPRLPLTGDEVMAAGVPAGPKVGVVMREVEEWWIDADFPDDKLSVIERLKAVAQGMA from the coding sequence ATGAGCGCCGTGGTTACCTTCGCTGATTGGATGAAAGCACCGGAGTCCAAAGCGCTGATGGCCGCGCTGGAGGGCGCACGCGCGGGTGGGTCGCGGTTTGTTGGCGGATGTGTACGCAATACGTTGATGGGCGTTGAGGTCGATGACATCGACATCGCCACGCAACTGCTACCTAGCGATGTCGTCGCCATTGCGACGAAGGCTGGCTTCGCCGCGCACCCAACCGGCATCGAACACGGCACGGTCACGGTGGTCGTGAATCACAGGCCGTTCGAAGTGACGACATTGCGCCGAGACGTGAGCACCGATGGGCGGCGCGCGACGGTGGCGTTTACGGAAGATTGGGCCGAGGATGCCGCGCGTCGCGATTTCCGCATGAACGCGCTCTACGCCGATGCGAGCGGCGCCGTGCATGATCCGACGGGCGGCGGCTTGGACGATGTTCGCGCCGGTCGCGTGACCTTCATCGGCGACGCGGAGACGCGCATTCGCGAGGATTATCTCCGCATTCTGCGCTTCTTCCGCTTTAATGCGTGGTATGCGCGGGGGGCGCTTGATCCGCACGGAATAGCTGCCTGCAAAGCGTTGGCGCATGGCGTTGAGAGCCTCTCGGCCGAACGGGTTTGGAAAGAGCTGAAGAAGCTACTCGGCGCGCAAAACCCGCGACCTGCTTGGGAGGGGCTTGAAGCGATCGAGGTGCGCGCCCGCGTCGCGCCGGAGATGGCGCGGCATGATCGGCTTGATGCGTTGATCAGGCTCGAGAACGATTTGATGCTCAACGTCGATCCGATGACGCGCGTGGCGGCGTCGCTGCCGGATGCGGAAGCGGCGCGCGTTTTGACGCGGCGGCTGAAGCTCTCCAATGAAGAGCGGGATCGCCTGGTCGAGGCGCTTGGCGATGATGCAAAGCTCACCTCCTACATCTCGATGCGGGAAATGCGGCGCCTGATTTATCGCATCGGCAATCAGGCGTTTCGCGATCGGGTGATGCTGGCTTGGGCGGGCGCTGGCGGCGACAAGGCGCAGCAATGGCGCGCCCTCATAGCCCACGGCCAGATGTGGACGCCACCGCGCTTGCCGCTCACGGGCGATGAAGTGATGGCCGCCGGCGTGCCGGCGGGGCCAAAGGTTGGCGTAGTGATGCGCGAGGTCGAAGAATGGTGGATCGACGCGGATTTCCCGGACGACAAGCTCAGCGTGATTGAGCGCTTGAAGGCTGTCGCGCAGGGGATGGCATAA